Proteins encoded in a region of the Vicia villosa cultivar HV-30 ecotype Madison, WI linkage group LG5, Vvil1.0, whole genome shotgun sequence genome:
- the LOC131603627 gene encoding AT-hook motif nuclear-localized protein 5-like translates to MDGREAMAFPGGPGSYYMHRGGVEAAGSGSGGFQVPPGFRALPNNGIIGQQNVRAQGGNGDTSSMFSSEPQSQADFNHDVSVGASSGVPLTEPVKKKRGRPRKYGPDGSVSLKLTPMSAPANSTQDLGTPSEKRGRGRPRGSGRKQQLAALGDWMTSSAGLAFSPHVITIAAGEDIAAKLLSLSQQRPRALCILSGTGIASQVTLRQPASTNAGVTYEGKFQILSLSGSYLVAEEGGPTNRTGGISVSLSSRDGHVIGGSVAVLIAGSPVQLVVCSFVYGGGSKVKTKQGTVTNGESSEPHNDNLGSPASAPPGQNYISSPTSMWPGSQPSDLKSVPAHTGIDLTRG, encoded by the exons ATGGATGGTAGAGAGGCTATGGCATTCCCTGGTGGTCCTGGTTCGTATTACATGCATAGAGGAGGGGTTGAGGCTGCAGGGTCTGGCTCTGGTGGGTTCCAAGTACCTCCTGGATTTAGAGCTTTGCCAAACAATGGTATTATAGGTCAGCAAAATGTTAGGGCTCAGGGTGGTAATGGTGATACTAGTTCTATGTTTTCGTCGGAGCCTCAGTCTCAGGCTGATTTTAATCATGATGTTAGCGTTGGTGCATCTTCCGGGGTGCCTTTGACTGAGCCTGTGAAAAAGAAAAGAGGGAGACCGAGGAAATATGGACCTGATGGATCGGTTTCTTTGAAACTGACTCCAATGTCTGCCCCCGCTAATTCCACTCAAGATTTGGGTACACCTTCTGAGAAACGGGGTAGAGGACGGCCTCGTGGATCTGGAAGGAAGCAACAGCTGGCTGCATTAG GTGATTGGATGACCAGTTCCGCAGGGTTGGCTTTTTCGCCTCATGTTATCACCATTGCAGCTGGCGAG GACATTGCAGCAAAACTATTGTCTTTATCACAGCAGAGACCAAGGGCTCTGTGTATCTTGTCAGGCACTGGGATAGCTTCTCAAGTTACTCTACGACAGCCCGCTTCTACCAATGCCGGTGTAACTTATGAG GGAAAATTCCAAATATTAAGCTTATCCGGTTCTTATTTGGTTGCTGAAGAGGGTGGACCAACCAACAGAACGGGTGGCATAAGTGTTTCTCTTTCTAGCCGTGATGGTCATGTTATTGGTGGCAGTGTTGCTGTGCTTATTGCTGGAAGCCCGGTGCAG TTGGTTGTGTGCAGTTTCGTATATGGTGGTGGCTCGAAGGTAAAGACCAAGCAAGGAACGGTTACCAATGGGGAGAGTTCTGAGCCTCATAATGATAACCTAGGTTCTCCAGCCAGTGCTCCACCTGGTCAAAACTACATCTCTTCACCAACAAGCATGTGGCCGGGATCACAACCATCGGACCTGAAAAGTGTGCCCGCACATACCGGCATTGACTTGACGCGAGGGTGA
- the LOC131605917 gene encoding probable CCR4-associated factor 1 homolog 11, whose amino-acid sequence FNKHNMSNSKEVIIREVWAFNVDYEFSLIRQTIRQHHFISMDTEFPGVIHSSKIDRRCLQACDHYRYLKANVDELKLIQVGLTLSDGKGNLPDFGSNKSYIWEFNFCDFDVNRDPCNEDSIDMLRRQGINFERNLYHGVDSRRFAHLMFSSILVFNKSITWVTFSSAYDFGYLVKILTRMNLPNKLEDFLSIVEVLFGKSVYDMKHMMKFCNSLYGGLERVATTLNVGRAVGKSHQAASDSLLTWHAFNKMMKTYFKNDEAPKHAGVLFGLETAA is encoded by the coding sequence TTCAACAAACACAACATGAGCAACTCGAAAGAAGTTATAATACGCGAGGTGTGGGCATTCAATGTCGATTATGAATTTAGTCTCATTCGCCAAACAATCCGTCAACACCATTTCATCTCAATGGATACGGAATTCCCGGGCGTTATTCATTCGTCTAAAATCGACCGACGTTGTCTCCAAGCCTGTGATCACTAtcgttatttgaaagcgaatgtTGACGAGCTTAAGCTCATTCAAGTGGGTCTTACCCTCTCAGATGGAAAGGGAAATCTTCCTGACTTTGGAAGTAACAAGAGCTACATATGGGAATTTAACTTCTGCGACTTTGATGTTAATCGTGATCCCTGCAACGAAGACTCCATTGATATGCTTCGCCGTCAAGGGATTAACTTTGAGCGCAATTTATATCACGGTGTGGATTCAAGGCGTTTCGCTCATCTGATGTTCTCCTCTATACTTGTTTTCAACAAATCAATCACTTGGGTCACGTTTAGTAGTGCTTATGATTTCGGATATCTGGTGAAGATATTGACCCGAATGAATTTACccaacaagttagaggattttcTAAGTATTGTAGAGGTATTGTTTGGAAAAAGTGTTTATGATATGAAACACATGATGAAGTTCTGCAACTCTCTCTATGGTGGTCTCGAGCGAGTGGCTACGACCCTTAATGTGGGTCGGGCGGTTGGAAAGTCTCACCAAGCTGCATCGGATAGTCTGTTGACGTGGCatgcattcaacaaaatgatgaagactTATTTCAAAAATGATGAAGCTCCCAAGCATGCAGGAGTGTTGTTTGGATTAGAAACTGCAGCTTAG
- the LOC131603626 gene encoding probable phospholipid hydroperoxide glutathione peroxidase, which translates to MLCTSTRFLFSTTTKLALSSSSSFHFFSTTYPFSVSSLPNKSFLKPKPILTTPLTPLFFALRTNHAMASPSNPQSIHDFTVKDAKGNDVNLGQYKGKALIIVNVASQCGLTNSNYTELSQLYEKYKQKGLEILAFPCNQFGAQEPGSLEEIQDFVCTRFKAEFPVFDKVDVNGADAAPIYKYLKSSKGGLFGDGIKWNFSKFLVDKNGNVVERYAPTTSPLSIEKDLLKLLDA; encoded by the exons ATGCTTTGTACTTCAACTCGATTCCTCTTTTCAACTACAACAAAACTagctttatcttcttcttcttcctttcactTTTTCTCCACAACTTATCCATTCTCAGTTTCTTCtcttccaaacaaatcttttcttaAACCTAAACCAATTCTTACAACTCCCCTAACCCCTTTGTTCTTCGCTCTCAGAACAAATCACGCCATGGCTTCCCCATCAAACCCCCAATCAATTCACGATTTCACCGTTAAG GATGCTAAGGGTAATGATGTTAATCTTGGTCAATACAAAGGAAAGGCCCTTATCATTGTCAATGTTGCCTCACAATG TGGCTTGACTAACTCCAATTACACTGAGCTGAGTCAATTGTATGAGAAATACAAACAGAAAG GTTTGGAAATTCTGGCATTCCCATGCAATCAGTTTGGGGCACAGGAGCCTGGATCTCTTGAAGAGATACAAGACTTTGTCTGTACTCGCTTCAAAGCTGAGTTTCCTGTTTTTGACAAG GTTGATGTGAATGGTGCTGATGCTGCTCCAATCTACAAGTATCTAAAGTCAAGCAAAGGTGGACTCTTTGGGGACGGTATCAAATGGAACTTCTCCAAGTTCCTTGTTGATAAAAATGGCAATGTTGTAGAACGTTATGCACCCACAACATCACCTCTTAGCATTGAG AAGGACTTGTTGAAGTTGCTTGATGCATGA
- the LOC131605918 gene encoding protein FAR-RED IMPAIRED RESPONSE 1-like encodes MKEDGLWYITQFESNHSHETSPTKARLFKANKKMNLHVRRTIQINDDAGVRINKTFQSLVKDAGGHENISFCEKDVRNYINKECRAIGKEGDGKAFISYFCKIREQNTNFFYDIYLDADFHVRNVFWADARSKAAYEYFGDVVTFDTTYLTNKYDMPFSAFVGVNHHGQSTLLGCGLLSGEDTDYFVWLFKSWLRCMLEKPPMGIVTDQCKAMKNTIELVFHITRHRWCLWHIMKKIPEKLSGYGEHKRIKYAMKEAVYDTFITDSFEQKWCYFIEKFNLQENDWLGGLYIERRRWAPTLLRKYFWTGMSTT; translated from the coding sequence atgaaagaagatGGTTTGTGGTACATTACACAATTTGAATCTAACCATTCTCATGAAACTAGCCCTACGAAAGCAAGATTGTTCAAGGCCAACAAGAAAATGAACTTACACGTGAGAAGAACAATCCAAATCAATGATGATGCGGGAGTAAGGATCAACAAGACTTTTCAATCGCTAGTTAAAGATGCAGGCGGACATGAAAATATTTCGTTTTGTGAAAAAGACGTGAGGAATTATATTAACAAAGAATGTCGTGCAATTGGAAAAGAAGGTGATGGTAAGGCTTTCATAAGTTATTTTTGTAAAATTAGGGAACAAAATACAAATTTCTTCTATGACATATATTTGGATGCTGATTTTCATGTGAGGAATGTATTTTGGGCGGATGCAAGAAGTAAAGCCGCTTACGAATATTTTGGCGATGTTGTAACTTTTGACACAACATACTTGACTAACAAGTATGACATGCCTTTTTCTGCATTTGTGGGTGTGAATCACCATGGTCAATCAACATTACTTGGTTGTGGATTACTATCAGGTGAAGACACAGATTATTTTGTGTGGCTTTTCAAGTCATGGCTTCGTTGTATGTTAGAAAAACCACCTATGGGTATTGTGACCGATCAATGTAAGGCTATGAAAAATACTATTGAGTTAGTCTTTCATATAACTCGTCATAGGTGGTGTTTATGGCATATAATGAAAAAAATTCCAGAAAAGCTTAGCGGATATGGTGAACACAAAAGGATCAAGTATGCAATGAAAGAAGCGGTCTATGATACATTCATAACAGATAGTTTTGAACAAAAATGGTGTTATTTCATAGAAAAATTTAATCTCCAAGAGAATGATTGGTTGGGAGGGTTGTATATTGAGCGTCGTCGGTGGGCACCAACCCTGTTAAGGAAATATTTTTGGACTGGTATGTCAACTACGTAG
- the LOC131603625 gene encoding glutathione S-transferase T1, which translates to MKLKVYADRMSQPSRAILIFCKVNGIEFEEIHIELSKRQHLSPEFQEINPLKKVPVIVDGRYKLFESHAILIYIASAFPGVANHWYPADASRKAKIHSVLDWHHLNLRRGAAGYVLNTVLAPLLGLPLNAQAAVEAEKVLVSSLSTIENIWLKSDGPFLLGSFRPSIADLSLVCEIMQLQLLDQKEHDRIIGPYKKVQQWIESTKNATKPHFDEVHNVLYKLKARLSVRQSSKADGQIKSGNKAPIISKM; encoded by the exons ATGAAGCTGAAAGTGTATGCTGACCGCATGTCCCAGCCATCCCGCGCGATTCTCATCTTTTGCAA AGTCAATGGGATAGAATTCGAGGAGATCCATATCGAACTTTCCAAACGCCAGCATCTATCTCCAGAATTTCAAG AGATTAACCCTCTCAAGAAAGTTCCTGTTATTGTTGATGGAAGGTACAAGCTATTCGAGAG TCATGCAATTCTTATCTATATTGCTTCTGCATTTCCTGGAGTTGCAAACCATTG GTACCCAGCTGATGCTTCAAGGAAAGCTAAAATTCATTCAGTGTTAGATTGGCATCACCTGAATTTGCGCCGCGGAGCAG CCGGATATGTTCTAAATACTGTATTAGCTCCATTATTGGGTCTACCACTAAATGCACAAGCAGCTGTTGAAGCTGAGAAAGTTTTGGTATCATCTCTGTCCACAATAGAGAACATTTGGCTTAAGAGTGACGGACCGTTCTTGCTTGGCAGCTTCCGACCTTCCATAGCAGATCTCAGTCTTGTCTGTGAAATTATGCAATTACAG CTTTTAGACCAGAAAGAGCATGATCGTATTATTGGCCCATACAAGAAAGTTCAACAATGGATTGAGAGCACAAAAAATGCAACGAAACCACATTTTGATGAAGTTCATAATGTCCTCTATAAACTCAAAGCGAGGCTTTCCGTGCGGCAATCTAGTAAAGCAGATGGCCAAATTAAATCTGGGAATAAAGCTCCCATAATTTCAAAGATGTGA
- the LOC131608056 gene encoding probable glutathione peroxidase 8 translates to MTTETNKDPKSVYDFTLKDGKGNDVDLATYKGKVLLIVNVASKCGMTNSNYVELNQLYDKYRHKGFEILAFPSNQFGEEEPGTNDQILDFVCTRFKSEFPIFDKIEVNGENSAPLYKFLKSGKWGIFGDDIQWNFAKFLVDKDGQVVDRYYPTTSPLSLERDISKLLGVE, encoded by the exons ATGACCACCGAAACCAACAAGGACCCAAAATCTGTCTACGATTTCACTCTCAAG GATGGTAAGGGAAATGATGTAGATCTTGCTACATACAAGGGAAAAGTCCTTCTCATTGTTAATGTTGCTTCCAAATG TGGCATGACCAATTCAAATTATGTGGAGTTGAATCAACTGTATGACAAGTACAGACACAAAG GTTTTGAGATTCTGGCATTTCCAAGTAATCAATTTGGTGAGGAAGAACCTGGAACCAATGATCAAATATTGGACTTCGTCTGCACTCGCTTCAAATCAGAATTCCCCATCTTTGATAAG ATTGAAGTAAATGGAGAGAACTCTGCTCCCTTGTATAAATTCTTGAAGTCGGGTAAATGGGGAATTTTTGGGGATGATATTCAGTGGAACTTTGCCAAGTTTCTAGTTGACAAGGATGGCCAGGTGGTGGATCGCTATTATCCCACAACCTCTCCTCTTAGCCTTGAG AGAGACATCTCCAAACTACTTGGTGTTGAATGA